Within Haematobia irritans isolate KBUSLIRL chromosome 2, ASM5000362v1, whole genome shotgun sequence, the genomic segment ATAATTGCAGGTTATTTATCTTCTTCAAAGTATTAAATAATCATAAGATTTTTAACTAACAATGCTTATGTTATTGGAGCGTACATTATTAATTATTGCTATTTATAACAATCCTTTTTGTCCTTATATTAGTGTGATATCAAAATACCCATGAGTGCAAAATGCTATATAACGATTGTATATAAcatattttctatggatttcagataaatatttcgatacattaattttttgaataggACAAAAATTAGATACGAAATAGCAGAAATGATAAGCATTGTACACTCAATTTTAAAATAGGATAGAATATTCATActataaatatcaaaatttagttGGCTTAATAGTAATCAGTATGCACAAAATtatcatatacaatttttactattCTATACATTATTTAAAGCGTATTATATTTGTAGTATCCTACTTCTAATATAGTATATCTTCGGAATATataatatacatacataattgtATTCATCTATTGAATTGTATCAAAACAAATAGGGAAATCAAAAGGCAAACAACAAATCGAACATAAAGAGCCCAATATAGTTATACTCTATTATCATATTCAAAACAAtagtaaaagtaaataaataaaccaaATCCATCaagaattttcatcgtgagcataTTAAAGAAAACATAACGTTTGAGAAGGCAATGTTCTAAgtatcaagttttttataacaCTTGATTGATTAATGATTAGTAgctatttgaaaaagaaaatagataacatttaattctattataattaaatttaatacaaacgtatcTATATTAAAGTACCTAGAGCACTAAACCATTAGTTTATGTGTATTTTTAGTTGTATGAATACTGAATTACAACTTTTAAAATCTACACAATAAATGTAGACAGTATTAGCGGTTATATATATTCAACAAAaactatttataaaaaaaataacctaATAAACTTCAAAAAGTTTGTAACGTGCATGAAAAGTCGTTAACAATATGAACGCTATTGACTGTCTAACCTTGTTTTATTGCACAATTTGATAACCTTTGCCGGCatagttcatggaaattttgtaaaaattcatcGGTGGTTATTGGTAAGTTCAAGTCGTTCACAACAATTTCTGCTGTTCGATTTTCCGTAGTGCCCATAAGCTTAAGGCGAACTTCAAGTGGATATGGTTTATTATGCGACGTCGCTATTTGCCTTATGACTTCCTCGTATACAGGTTCAGTATCTTTGTTATCCATTCGTATGTTTATGTTTACAAAAAGAGGAAAAGAAATATATTAGAGATGCTATTTCTTTGCAAGAATTACCTGGCATTAATTGGGAATTTATCATTATTTGGGAATTTATTTCCTTTTGCAGTTTGGAATATTCTTCTGGGGTAATAGGCAATTTGTAGATTTCGACTAGTTTTCTACACATGTCCATGTGTACAACGCCCATAAGTGAAAGTTTCAcatcaaaagtatatttttgaCCGCCAAATTTATCCAAAATGCGCTGAGTGGCTTCAGTATATAATTTCTCAGTGTCTACATTATATAAAAGGGGTTTCATGTACATATTATAAAGATATTACAAATAGGACGGAATTTTGTGTTGATATTTAACTCCAGTACACCTTTAAATATTATGCGTTACAAAATAAGGTGTACCATTGGtgtaatcctcgaaaaattggaCGAACGTCATCACCGAACGACacatttaatttgtaaaattcTTTCAGTGTCACACATCTGTAACTCACCTAACAACAGACCATCCATATCAAAAATACAATGGGTGACTTTTTTGTACTCTTTAGCCATTACTAAGTTTATGAACTTTAATCTATATCAAATTAAACCCGAAGCAAATTGCAATGTTAGATTATGTGATGTAACACCTCGATGTATATTGCAGTATATAAGACAATATTTTGTAGGAATGTTGAACGTTCAACTTTTTTTACATCTGTCGATGATAGTAATACTACGAACGAAGGATATAAATCCGTAAGTTACTatggaataaatattttttcagttgaTTTTTGAGTGCAGCGTAAATcagttttaattaattcaaggtCACTTCAAAGCTATAGTTTATCTGGTCCTTAATCAACTCCCACTACCACTTCACAATCACcccttcaaataaaataaataagagCTGTTTTTGCATCAGCTGTTCATTTGCCGAAAACCCCCTTAAACACTcatcaaatacaattttagcaacTCATAAAGATGTGTTGGCTACGCTCCGGATACTCCTATTATAAGGTAGAGCtattaaagcaaaaataaacttttgcgccgTGCAGATTATACTATTATTTTTaagcattaataaaatattgatgatgagttacaagttgcaagttacatgttgtagcgtctatcagccagtgcttttattcccaatggaggcagcgtgtctggaaaaatatctgtaaagctatcactttattccatttggaaagtcgaaaattatacacctatatacctttcacaattttaagcgaaatagctatattttcagcactttattttcatttttatttaaataaattataataagctggtgcgcttggtgtttcacgaaATATAAAATTGCACTTGCAACAATAGTGATTGTAAAATACCTTCATGTACATTTTTAATAcgtttcccccatcacagttggcgattgttgtagtgtcacttacgaatatgtggtagcgatgaggatgaaatggaactttgaaatgctggcaggaattggatcgataacacatttaccgattatttagtcatcgccgacaagtcgtatcgattggacacactgtaagattctttacaaacacagacattccgtacGGAAAAACTTATAATCTGTAAGACGCATGACACATGGGTAAAAAATAGTCCGATGCATTTTTGAAGAATCCCACCAAATACGGCGAATGGGATACGGTTTACGCGACGTAGTGGATTAGGTTTGGTAGGACAGCTGAATACAACCATAAACATAATGAACACATCTTATAATAATTTGATGACAACATGGGTCTGCAGCCAACTTCGCTCACTTCTTTCTTTCGGAAAATTTAAAGATGGTGAGTGGATGTTATTCTTTGCCCGAGTCGCCACAAATAGTTCTAAATTGCGGtgtaaaagaaaaaagaaaatacaaaatgatTCTTAAATGAGAAACTAAAATATTATATGAAATAATAGCTAGTGTTCAAATTTATTCAGCCGAGATTGCGGTTGTGCAAAACATACTATTCGTTGGCGACTCATTGGAAAAAACCCAACACGTGTTTGTTATTTGAAAGTTGAATATGAAAGTTAATAGAATTTCGTCTTTTATTGTGCTATTTCACGTAGTCGAATATCAAGAGGAAGAAGACCAGAAAGTTGCGTGGTCATGTGAGCCATGGTCACGGTCGTATCGGCAAACACCGTAAGCACCCTGGAGGTCGCGGTAACGCTGGTGGCATGCATCACCACCGTATCAACTTCGACAAATACCATCCAGGTTACTTCGGTAAGGTTGGTATGAGGAACTTCCACTTGCGCCGTCAACACAAATTCTGCCCCACCATTAACTTGGATAAATTGTGGTCTTTGGTCGGCGTCGACAAAGTTGCTGAATTGGAAAAGGAGAAGACTCCTAAAGCCCCCGTAATCGACTTGGTCAAATTTGTGAGTATATCCTTGTGTTCTTATatgatttatatataattaataaaaaccaCGGAAAGTAAAATGAAGATATACCTCAAGGCGTCGGGCGGACTGAATGCGACCGTACAATTGCTTTCCCCATGTAGCGAAAGCCTTTCAGATTACTTCtccaaatatttattaattaatatatgcAGTCTAGTTCTATTATAACTAAAACTGACCAAATGCTTTCTTTCCTCATTTTAGGGTTACTACAAGTTGTTGGGTCGTGGTCATTTCCCCAATTTGCCCGTAATTGTTAAGGCTAAATACTTCACAAAGAAGGCTGAAAACAAGATCAAGAAGGCCGGTGGTGCCTGCTTGTTGGTCGCTTAAATTAAGGTAAATATAACTACTACACACATTTAACATATGATTGCATTTAACAATGACGATTGACACTAGACGTCAGACATTTGCTGAATGATTCCTAGTTTTTACCATAACTGAACTgagtttttagaaataaagccACTTACATTTATATGCTACCAAATATTTGGCATTTAatgagaaattttttcattctttttctTACAGGAAATCTTTTATCTCTTAAGTTCGTGAAAACATTCGACCATCTgcaatgtatttgttttttttttttaataaaagaaaactgTCTTAACAAGGAATAGTGAAAATTGTTTtccattatttatattttctgtCTAAATTAGACGTTCAAATTTGAAGGGAggtcattttaataaaatcaaatcgagttcatattaaaaatgaaacatttttttatataaaatttcaaatatgtatattgatattaaaaaattacagTTACATTTAATACAATGAACACTCATTGACAAATTCCTCTGAATAGTTCCCATCTTGATGTAATACAACCATATAAGGAAACAATGTAGGCCCTATGTCAAATAATGGATATATACAGGAACGTCGTTACAAGACTAAAGGAGAACATAAACACCAGCAATAGGTAACTATCCTTAATACAAGTTCTAATCGAAAACAGATTCCaaccttaaggtgagtattaagttcgagtttagccgctaaaatcgctaaagtgaaaactaaatcagtaagaaaaatgcatgaaattatacatatttgttgcaaattttattataacttgatgggggaaaagcccaaatcaaattttcacaaagtttgtattctttaaaatggattattaaagaaaagtaatcgtgaaaaaatatgtttttagcggctaaactcgaacttaatacacaACTTTAATGAGAAAAAAGAAATATGAAGATACCATATAAGGCGTCGGGCGGACTGAATGCGACCGTACAATTGCTTTTCCCCATGTTGTGAAAGCCTTTCAGATTTCTTTTGCTCATTAATATGAGGAGTTTCTGTAAATTACAATTATTAAGAAAAATCTAATgataatatatacaattttttattagaaattaacAAGGAGAAACGGGATTCGTGTACTGAGTTCGACATAAGGAGTCACAAACGACTGACTAGTTTTGGTGACCCTGAAATAAAGCGGACTGGAACTTAAACCTAAAGGTCTCCTTGCCTGAGGAATGCAGCTAAAACAAGCGGTGATAAAATTGTCCATCATATgtgcatatttaaaaaaaagaaataaataatgggAAATGTTACTGGTTTGCAGAAGCAGTACGAGGcatttttgatttgaaaaaatattcatttgatttgaaaaagaatTTACTTGATTTGAAGAAGGTTTCAttggatttgaaaaaggtttcagttgacattcatttgaagtgaaaatgccatatacagtaatccctcgatttacgtcttgATTGGTTCCGGATTTTGACGACGTTAAtggaaacgacgtaaaccgaattttttgcaaatcgaAAACGTCCTTAGTGACCTAGAGGGTTCACTATTTTAGTgtactttcgattttttgaatgGAAGATGTATAaagtattcaaattaaaaactacaatttgaattttcagtgctttttttggttataaaaaccatcgatacaccgtataacgatgttatcattttCGGGTTGTCAAGACGTTCGTTAAACAACCGGAAAAgcgtataaaaaattgttttcatgaaaacgttgttaaatacaATCGATATACCGTAGAATGATGTTATAATTTCGGGGTTGTAACAACGCTTTTTTACACCGTGTATCAACCGTTTACAAtgcttttccgatggttttttTTCTGACTGGGCTCATATATACAGTTTACACCAGAAAACAcacgattattattattacctcAATATGTTTAtccatcattttattttttattatatatttcctTTTTGTGACATACGTATGtacacatttttcaaaatgtaaacTTTAATTAATGGCTTAATATTCATTATATTGTTTGTTTCGACAGATCACGTACAttaccaaaaatatttacattttgttatatgtgaaaatttataaataaactgtAAAATATCATTTGAAGGCTTCAAATTACAACAAAATAAATGAAAGAATAAATATACATTATTAAATACAGAAATTCAAAGGATGTATGTAAAAAGatatttcaatactttttcaaatATCCACTTGAAAAGGGATATGATCTCTATATCTTCTTTATATTACATGCTGGCAAGAGCCTTATTAGGTATGTTTATTTTATCTAACGTGTTTGCATCGGTTTGATTCTGCTTTTGCAAAACCAATATATTCTTTAAAAGCCATAACGATTCTTTTGACAATTGTGAATTCTTGAAAGCAAATAGTTTATTTAGTAATGCTACAATATCGGAATTCCAGTTAGAAGATAATTGTTGTAGCAAGCTGGAATATATTAACGGTTGAGCCACCAGTAAATCGCTTAAAACTCTAActgaatatattatttttaaatgatcGTTTCCGGTATTGAAATAATTAGTATTGTAAACATTAAATAGGGAAAAGTTTAAAAGATATTGTCTCTCGGATTCATTTAACCTCTCGACCAATTCCTGGTGTGAAAAAAACGTATGGAATACAATCTGAAGGTGATATTCGCTACCCAAATCGGAGGCATTCTTATCAGTCACATGTtgcaatataaaatttcgatctTCCTCACCCAGAATATTTTTGGCAGTTAGAGCTATCTGTTGCAAACATAACGCAGCATCTACTCTATAGTCGTAAAGAGGATCGCCAATTTCATCATTACAATACATTTTCCATAATTGCGGTAGTAGTTTCATCTTCATTAATATGAGACCTCCCTTGTAGCCTGTCGATAAAATATTGGCTATTGTCCACAAAGATAAACGTACTAATTGAGACTCTTTGCTCTTCAAGAAAGTCACCAAATAACTTCCTGTAAATGAAGATATTTTCTCACAAACTGGGGCTTCTCCAAGGGAAAGGTTGCACAGGCATTCCGCAGCGGATATTTGACGTTCCGCATTATTACCAGTAAGTTCTTTTATCAATACCTGTAAAGCGCCTGTTGTTTTACTAAAAACTTCAATATTTTTGGCATCTTGGAGGAAGGCGTGCGATAATCTATACATATCCTCTTCTGTAGCGTGTTTCCTTCTTTTTATGCGCGCAGCCAAACCCGTTACATCTTTCTCCGACAGGTTATCCAACTCTTTAATGTATTCTTTAATTTCTCCAAGTTGAAATCTTAGGGAATCGGAAGTATCAGCCCGTACTTGCTCTCGATGTCGTTTGGTGTACTCACGTATCTTCTCTCTTAATAATTTTGTCGGAACAACTGGACATACGGCCTCGGTTGTTGATTCCATGTCGTCCTGTTTCATAGAGCCTCGCAACTTTTGCAAGCTCTCCTCAAGAATACATGTGGAAGGACAACAATAATCcacaatgtaaataaaaaaaacagcgTTGCCACTAGTTGAACGGATATACTTATGAGGTGTGTTCACTTGCCTTTTTAGTAtacaattaaaatcaaattactcatatccgaaacgaacGATTTCGTTTGACTAAAATGTCGAATACATCTGAACTTTCTTTATAAATTGCACTGTTTTGGACATCCTAGTCGAACGAAAGCATTCATATCGGATACGAGTAATTAACTTTAACTTAGTGGGAAATGattcaaagcaacaattgaaaaaggtaaagtaatcgtgaaaaaatggctattttagcgcgataatgcgAATCTAACAACGACCTTCTATTAGAGGACAAATCCGTTATGCCTATTTGTTTAAATGAacccaacaaacacaaggatgagcatttttcgtaggtaacgccatatcaatttgatagtgaatcccatcttcaacattaattcaaatggccttgcaaattgcttaccttcatcaaattttccaaatgtttgaaagcgtattcaatataagcatttctccaatgcttgtgtttattgggaagtcCCCAAAAAGTTCTAAAACAACATTAGTGTGTCTGAACGTCCCATAAAATATGTGAAAATGGGAAATTGTAAAAGCcagcatagaccaattaaaatagagacataccttgataattcaccatggttttgtttatttgcagtgcgcagtcattccactcaattgctcagtcaagtgactcaatttctttttggaaaacgagaattaccgtacaaatcagtcaatttgcattaaagAAAGGTGTGAATGCAtagaattttacatgttttccaatatttggtgtttcatcaaaagaacaaaggaaagaaaacaaattaaagccaaattaaaaaatgactCAATTGCAAACgaaaaagagccctctacggtgtgcagacaaactacagctctgtgagttcacttgagatgtctataccttccttggtctatggtgtATGTAAAATGTATTTGGCATCACTGGTAACACAGctgttacaaattatttaatatatttcatGCCAGCAGTGTAGAGTGCTTGTTACTAAATACAAAAAGCCGAAAATAACAGAAAATGTCATTTACTGTAATGCAAAAACTATCTTTAACTTGTCTTAAAGCTGAACAACCATTATTAAGTAATTACTGTGTTTATACGCTTCCCATAAATATACTAACGATTTGTCTTTCTAGCAACCATACGTAATGCCAGCAAGAAGACCGGAGGCAGTACTCGAAACAAGAAAGGTCACCCTAGACCAAAACATCGTGGATGGCGTGTTCAAGATGGTCATTGGGTGTCCCAAGGCACAATTTTAGCTACACAATTGACCACGAGATTTCATCCAGGGCTTAATGTAAGTATTGCGTGAACAGATTTATTTTCAGCACTTGGGTTTGGTTTTCATTAGATTAAATTTGAAGTTGTAGTACACACCTTTGCAATGacggaaaaattaaaatcgatGGGATGGCCTTGGATATGCTCTATTTCCATCTCTTCATCGCCATCAATCTCTTAAAGAGTTGGGCGATCCCGGCTCACTAAAGGGATCGATCTTTTAAGATCCGCTCCtaaaaaggaactagttccatcCTTTAGTTCCACAGTTCCTTTTGGATCCGGATAAGGAAAAGTGCTTAAAGAATCCCAtatattgacattttcttttaGCTCCGCAAGAAAATAAAACGCATgaacactaaatttaaataaaacataaaagtcCACaagaatttaatcaaatttcttgaacattaatttgtataataaataaatattttgggaCTAAAATTAGATAATGGTATaactctgtaaaaaaattttcagagatCAATACTAATACAAAGATctacatttattttagaaatatcgtgtgtaaattttttcatagagaaaatcaaaagttaatatgtaaaaaaatattttgccgaCTTTAGACCAAAAGAGTTCGCCTTTCGTTTATGATATGTTTCTATTACGGAAAATATTCTTCCGCATTGTACAGATTTTGCtgatttacataatttttgtaaAGCATGTTGATATTGATAGTTAGGTTGGAACAGTTTCGATATCTTCATTAAGGATCTGGCAACTTCAATTTAAGTGAGAGCTGTTGTCACAAAGAGCGAAAGAAATGGAATGAGTTCACAACGAAATGAATATAAGGAACTGAGGAGCTGATAGAGTAAAGGTATCGGATCCAGTTCATTTAGTTCCAGCCACGGAATAGTTCCAAAGAGCTAGTTCGCTCCGGAACTACCCAACTCTAATCTCTTAATCGCCGTTCGTGATGGCTGCAAAGTTTTCACACACCTCTGTTTTACTGAATTTAAAAGTgtctttttctcttttttaattcaaattctgGAAGCTTTCTGAATATATCTGAGATTAGGTCTTACGTTTATCCAATTAGCAATTCTACCATACCATATCAGTGACAATATTTCCGTTCCATATCCACAGTGATATCTTTTGCCTatggttcaatttcaaacatATAGCTCATCAGAGTAGGACATTTTCAGCACTCCTACCttgagaatgctctatctgtcgtctactcacaggtactggaaaagtttcccggcccagatcctcgacaccaagaggctggttggtatcaaggacgatttaagctagtcgcatttgaggaccagaggtctatagaatgttttaaagctgctctgatactaattggtgaagtttgggaaggagctgctctagagttagtcgagaagaaagacataccggctagacctagagcacatgcctggatacctgcaaacccttctgaccctgaatctattttaaatagactgaaacgatgcaatccagatcttccaacagctgattggaaggttggccgtttggatgaagtggatggaccaagacggcatgcagtgtttatattgaacactcagtctttgccacatctggcaaagtcccagggccgtgtatgttatggctttcattatatccaaatgaaggtgtataaaaacgatcagctaaaggattcagaaatggacaagcctctgtctgaatcagaagtaagcggatcctcttgcgaagtcgagggagataccaaagttgaagacatggatagataccgtatgcgtgaggaggcttctattgcctcagaactcaccaaagtcgaacctatggttattgcgagagtcaccgatatctctgaagaggacattcttgatgactcgatcgaagcggctgatgtgacggttgttgaaaatctcgatggtcctacggatcctccagataaatcttcatcattgtaaggctgcatgtgctgccttaaaagttctcctgatgaaaggggacatagatatagttcttattcaagaaccatatgtttacaaaaacaaaatatgtgaattaagtactccggggttcaaactattgcagtatactggtaatgatgtaaatcgagcctgtataattgctaaaaacgagctcaatttgtttctgcttccctcaatgtgcaatacagacactgtcgttgcaagtttagaaatagccaaatgcaaatattgggtatcttcggtctacatgggacatgacagggagatgcctccatatgccgttaagaccttagtggaggagtcactgaaaacaaaggcgaaactcattatgggatgcgatgcgaa encodes:
- the RpL27A gene encoding ribosomal protein L27A; this translates as MSNIKRKKTRKLRGHVSHGHGRIGKHRKHPGGRGNAGGMHHHRINFDKYHPGYFGKVGMRNFHLRRQHKFCPTINLDKLWSLVGVDKVAELEKEKTPKAPVIDLVKFGYYKLLGRGHFPNLPVIVKAKYFTKKAENKIKKAGGACLLVA
- the LOC142226246 gene encoding uncharacterized protein LOC142226246, whose translation is MKQDDMESTTEAVCPVVPTKLLREKIREYTKRHREQVRADTSDSLRFQLGEIKEYIKELDNLSEKDVTGLAARIKRRKHATEEDMYRLSHAFLQDAKNIEVFSKTTGALQVLIKELTGNNAERQISAAECLCNLSLGEAPVCEKISSFTGSYLVTFLKSKESQLVRLSLWTIANILSTGYKGGLILMKMKLLPQLWKMYCNDEIGDPLYDYRVDAALCLQQIALTAKNILGEEDRNFILQHVTDKNASDLGSEYHLQIVFHTFFSHQELVERLNESERQYLLNFSLFNVYNTNYFNTGNDHLKIIYSVRVLSDLLVAQPLIYSSLLQQLSSNWNSDIVALLNKLFAFKNSQLSKESLWLLKNILVLQKQNQTDANTLDKINIPNKALASM
- the mRpL27 gene encoding mitochondrial ribosomal protein L27, which encodes MSFTVMQKLSLTCLKAEQPLLTTIRNASKKTGGSTRNKKGHPRPKHRGWRVQDGHWVSQGTILATQLTTRFHPGLNVGFGKNGTLFAMDHGKVYVTCEPLDPNWDHTWVQRHYAGREGQPIYKKFFNVVPESQHQRFRLIDEI